One Megalopta genalis isolate 19385.01 chromosome 5, iyMegGena1_principal, whole genome shotgun sequence DNA window includes the following coding sequences:
- the Lamtor3 gene encoding late endosomal/lysosomal adaptor, MAPK and MTOR activator 3 has product MTAELKKFLYGLLSSIEGLHSILITDRDGVPVVSVADKQAPEMAMRASFLSTFGMATDQGSKLGLGKNKTIICMYSSYQVVQMNKLPLVVSFIASHNCNTGHILSLENKIDPILSNLKNAVVEA; this is encoded by the exons ATGACAGCG GAACTAAAAAAGTTTCTTTATGGCCTTTTAAGCAGTATAGAAGGACTTCATAGTATATTGATAACAGATAGAGATGGAGTACCCGTTGTATCTGTAGCCGATAAGCAAGCACCTGAAATGGCTATGAGAGCAAGCTTTTTGTCAACGTTTGGGATGGCGACCGATCAAGGGAGTAAATTAGGACTTGGAAAGAATAAAACTATTATATGCATGTATAGTAGTTATCAG gtggttcaaatgaacaagttaccATTAGTCGTTAGTTTCATTGCTAGTCATAATTGTAACACAGGTCATATATTATCTttggaaaataaaattgatcCAATTCtaagtaatttaaaaaatgcagtaGTAGAGGCTTGA
- the LOC117227360 gene encoding erlin-1, which produces MFKPNIIGLCFVICLAIVFNTSLHRIDEGHVGVYFRGGALLPQVSYPGFHMMIPLLTKFRSVQVTLQTDEVKNVPCGTSGGVMIYFDRIEVVNILDANSVYNIVRNFTADYDQTLIFNKIHHELNQFCSVHTLHEVYIDLFDQIDENLKTALQKDLNDLAPGLSIHAVRVTKPKIPETIRKNYELMEGEKTKLLIATQHQKVVEKDAETDRKKALIEAEKQAQVSKIRYNQNIMEKESLRRVVEIENAIHLAKEKSLTDAEHYKIKMQAEANKFLLTSEYLDLKKYEALAQNAKLYFVQDPPKMFVYEKGLNDPVVTSNLDTTES; this is translated from the exons ATGTTTAAGCCAAATATTATTGGTTTATGTTTTGTCATCTGCCTAGCAATTGTATTTAATACCTCGTTGCATCGTATCGACGAAGGCCATGTTGGCGTATATTTTAGG GGAGGTGCACTATTGCCTCAAGTCAGTTATCCAGGATTTCATATGATGATTCCTTTATTAACCAAATTCCGTTCGGTTCAAGTTACACTGCAAACAGATGAGGTAAAAAATGTACCATGCGGTACTAGTGGCGGCGTGATGATTTATTTTGACCGTATTGAAGTTGTGAACATATTAGATGCAAACAGTG TTTATAATATTGTGAGGAATTTTACGGCTGATTATGATCAAACATTAATATTTAACAAGATTCATCATGAATTAAACCAATTTTGTTCTGTGCATACGTTACACGAAGTATATATAGATTTATTCGATCAGAtagatgaaaatttaaaaactgcGCTGCAGAAAgatttaaatgatttagcacctgGCTTAAGTATTCATGCTGTTAGAGTTACAAAGCCTAAAATTCCGGAAACCATTAGaaaaaattatgaattaat GGAGGGTGAAAAAACTAAATTACTGATAGCTACCCAACATCAGAAAGTAGTAGAAAAAGATGCAGAAACTGACAGAAAGAAAGCTCTTATTGAAGCTGAAAAGCAGGCCCAAGTTTCCAAAATTCGGTATAATCAAAACATCATGGAAAAAGAATCGCTTCGACGAGTAGTTGAAATTGAAAATGCAATACATCTGGCCAAAGAAAAGAGCCTTACCGATGCGgaacattataaaataaaaatgcaggCTGAAGCAAATAAGTTTCTTCTCACTTCAGAgtatttagatttaaagaaATACGAAGCATTAGCACAGAATGCAAAACTTTATTTTGTTCAAGATCCGCCAAAGATGTTTGTCTATGAAAAAGGTTTAAATGATCCAGTAGTTACTTCTAATCTAGATACGACGGAATCGTAA